DNA from Massilia antarctica:
GCTGCTGACGGCCGTGCTGGCCGCCAAGGGCGCGCCGGAACTGACGCCGGTATTTCGCCGGGTCGTCAATAACGGCAAGATGCTGCGCAATGTGGTGCAGATCATCCGCTCCGGCGCGGCGGGCCGTAAATCGCTGGGCACCCGCCCGAAAAAGCTGGTGCAGCAATGGTTGAACCGCGCTTCGGAAAAGGAGCTGCTGTCGGCGTCGATCGGGAATATGCCTTCCCTGGGCGATGTGGTGAAGATGGTGCACCCGAAGCCATCGCAAGCCTGGCGTGAAGCCTTTTTCGCCTGGTTGATCGGCAAGCCGTTTGATGCGCTGGCGCTGCCGGATGCGCTCAAGGCGTTCGAGGCGTATAAGGCAGATCAGTCGCAGCCGGTGCCGGAAGTGCCGTTTCAGATGCTGACATCGCTGACATTGTCGGCGCAGGCATGGGCGCAGATTGCGCGCCAGGGCGGCTGGCACATGGTGCGCATGAATCTGAATACGTTCGGACGCAACGGTGTATATGAGCTGCCGGGCATGATCGAAGTTATCGCAGACAAGCTGCGCGATCCGGAAGCGATTGCCAGGGCAGGTGTGTTTCCTTATCAGTTGATGTCCGCGTATATGGCGGCGTCAAGCGATGTGCCGCGGCCCATCAAGGATGCCTTGCAGGATGCGCTGGAACTGTCGCTGTCCAATGTGCCCGAGGTTGAAGGCAAGGTGGTGATTTGCCCGGATGTGTCGGGATCGATGCAGTCGCCGGTGTCGGGTTACCGTGGAACGGCCACATCGACGGTGCGCTGTATCGACGTGGCCGGATTGATTGCCGCGGCCATGCTGCGCAAAAATCCCGATGCGCTGGTACTGCCGTTCGAGAATTATGTGCGGGTGTGCGACCTGAATGCCCGCGATACGGTCATGACCAATGCACGGAAACTGGCGGCGATCGGCGGTGGCGGTACCAATTGCAGCGCGCCGCTGGCACAGATGAACAAGCAGAAGGTGATGGCGGATTTGGTGGTGTACGTGTCCGACAACGAATCGTGGATCGACCAGCGTGCCGGGGCCACGGCGACGATGGCGCAGTGGGCGCTGTTCAAGGAGCGCAATCCGGCGGCGCGGCTGGTGTGCATCGACTGCACGCCGAACAGTACCAGCCAGGCGGCGGAGCGCAGCGATGTATTGAATGTGGGCGGTTTTTCGGACGACGTATTCAAGATCATCGCCGCATTTTCGGCCGGCCAGCTGGGTGCGGGGCACTGGGTGGGCGAGATCGAATCGATCGCGCTGGAGTAAGGAACGTTGAAGTACCGGTTTTGAGTGCAGCGCGAATGCTGATTGCGAATACATTTTCCCATGTTCCGTTCGCATCGACTCTTTGTCGCACTGTGCTCAATCGTTTTACCCCGAATGCAGGCAGGACTACATCCACGGTTGCCAGGGCTTCGCGTCCGACAACTGACACGTCTTGCCGCTCCTTGTCGGGACTTTGTTGTACAGGTTTTGAGTGCAGTGCGAATGCTTGATGCGAATACATCCTCTAAAATTTACTTCGCATCGATTTTTTTGTCGCATTGCGCTCAATCGTTTTACCCCGAATGCGGGCAGGACTACATCGATGTTGTGCTTTGGCTTGACGCCGGCAACAAGTGTCCTGCCGATCTTGTCGGGAATGGTTTCAGGGCGAATGCAGTCCGGATTACATTGCGTTCCCGGTTCGACTCCGGGCGGTTGCGCGAGCGGCTGTAGCTCAATTGGTAGAGCAGATGTCCGGGCGATGTTGTCGCCACCCTTGTTTCGATGAATGCGGATGAAATTACATGGTAGAGCGCTGAAGCGTGCTTCGGCAAATCCGGTTCGACTCCGGTCGGCCTTGTGCCTGGCTCATTATTTCATCACCCTTGTCATCACCTTTTATACTGAGAAAAATTATGAAAAACGAAAATTACGATGTCCTGAACGTGGAAGATGGCCGCCATGTCAAAATGTGGACCAAAGGCGTTCCGGTGGAGGACGTGGCCAAGAAGCAGCTGGCCAATACCGCCAAGATGCCCTTCATTTACAAGCATATCGCGGTCATGCCGGACGTCCACCTGGGTAAGGGTTCGACCATCGGCAGCGTGATCCCGACCCTGGGTGCGGTGATTCCGGCGGCGGTGGGCGTGGATATCGGTTGCGGCATGATGGCGGCCAAGACCACCCTGA
Protein-coding regions in this window:
- a CDS encoding vWA domain-containing protein; its protein translation is MANAQLFQTLKGIFVPRADGLNSAGAPAYTMTPRHQLAQYAATGCLNSTYYVNAQSQLATVLELCEKVDTRFIAQTAIYCRERGYMKDMPALLTAVLAAKGAPELTPVFRRVVNNGKMLRNVVQIIRSGAAGRKSLGTRPKKLVQQWLNRASEKELLSASIGNMPSLGDVVKMVHPKPSQAWREAFFAWLIGKPFDALALPDALKAFEAYKADQSQPVPEVPFQMLTSLTLSAQAWAQIARQGGWHMVRMNLNTFGRNGVYELPGMIEVIADKLRDPEAIARAGVFPYQLMSAYMAASSDVPRPIKDALQDALELSLSNVPEVEGKVVICPDVSGSMQSPVSGYRGTATSTVRCIDVAGLIAAAMLRKNPDALVLPFENYVRVCDLNARDTVMTNARKLAAIGGGGTNCSAPLAQMNKQKVMADLVVYVSDNESWIDQRAGATATMAQWALFKERNPAARLVCIDCTPNSTSQAAERSDVLNVGGFSDDVFKIIAAFSAGQLGAGHWVGEIESIALE